One Candidatus Angelobacter sp. genomic window carries:
- a CDS encoding M14 family metallocarboxypeptidase — MSHTIQRLGRNKNAYLGETVDINRILQDDLTAAREYHWQIEEIPVPQKPVLFAFRRAAARTDCKTRKIYISTGIHGDEPAGPLAVCQLLRLNRWPADADIWLCPCLNPTGFPLNRRENVDGVDLNRDYRHLKSAEVRAHVTWLERQPRFDLTLCLHEDWEAHGFYVYEVNPDDEPSLSGKMIEAVSKVCPIDRSPVIEDRPAQGGIIRPDLDPLKRPQWPEAFYLIMNKTRHSYTLEAPSDFPLSARIAALADATRTALDKI, encoded by the coding sequence ATGTCGCATACGATTCAACGTCTCGGCAGAAACAAAAACGCCTACCTGGGCGAGACTGTTGATATCAACCGGATTTTACAGGACGATCTCACTGCCGCCCGGGAATATCATTGGCAAATCGAAGAGATTCCGGTGCCTCAGAAGCCGGTCCTGTTTGCCTTCCGCCGGGCGGCCGCGAGGACGGACTGCAAGACGCGGAAGATTTATATCTCGACCGGCATCCACGGAGACGAACCAGCCGGCCCGCTCGCGGTCTGTCAGTTGTTGCGGCTAAACCGCTGGCCTGCGGACGCGGACATCTGGCTGTGCCCCTGCCTGAATCCGACCGGCTTTCCCCTTAACCGTCGCGAGAACGTGGACGGCGTGGATCTCAATCGCGACTACCGCCACCTCAAGTCGGCGGAAGTTCGGGCGCACGTCACCTGGCTGGAAAGGCAGCCACGCTTTGACCTGACGTTGTGTCTCCACGAAGACTGGGAGGCGCACGGATTCTACGTTTATGAAGTTAATCCGGATGATGAACCGTCTTTGAGCGGCAAAATGATAGAAGCGGTTTCAAAAGTCTGCCCGATCGACCGGTCGCCAGTCATTGAAGACCGTCCGGCGCAGGGGGGCATCATTCGGCCAGACCTTGATCCATTGAAGCGCCCACAGTGGCCGGAGGCTTTCTACCTCATTATGAACAAAACCCGACACAGTTACACACTGGAAGCGCCGTCAGACTTCCCGTTGTCGGCGCGGATAGCGGCACTGGCCGATGCCACTAGAACAGCATTGGATAAAATCTGA
- the bioB gene encoding biotin synthase BioB gives MPDDIRYNWQLEEIRSIHDAPLLDLVFRAAGVHRRHHDDREVQVCKLISIKTGACPEDCGYCSQSSHYDTGIEAQALMDNDAVTDIARRAKENGVTRICMGAAWREVRDGPQFDCVLDMVKGVTAMGLEVCCTLGMLTEAQAKRLEEAGLFAYNHNLDTSEEHYKAIITTRTYQDRLGTLQNVRKTSVTVCCGGILGLGETVEDRVSMLRTLATMHPHPESVPVNILSKVPGTPLADQPDVPFDVTLRMIATARVVMPASVVRLSAGRARLSLSEQALCFLAGANSIFSSDTGTMLTSAVPSPDYDADRDMLKLLGLKMRPPFKERRHFADSDRIRISASSPSSGVV, from the coding sequence ATGCCCGACGATATCCGTTACAACTGGCAACTTGAGGAAATCCGCTCGATCCATGACGCACCGCTTCTCGATTTGGTCTTCCGCGCAGCAGGCGTGCATCGGCGCCATCACGACGATCGCGAGGTCCAGGTCTGCAAACTGATTTCCATCAAAACCGGCGCTTGCCCCGAGGATTGCGGGTATTGCTCCCAATCATCCCATTACGACACCGGCATTGAAGCGCAGGCGTTGATGGATAACGACGCGGTGACGGACATCGCGCGTCGCGCGAAGGAAAACGGAGTCACCCGGATTTGCATGGGCGCGGCCTGGCGCGAGGTGCGGGACGGTCCGCAGTTCGATTGCGTGCTCGACATGGTGAAAGGAGTCACGGCGATGGGCCTCGAAGTTTGCTGCACGTTGGGTATGCTCACTGAAGCTCAGGCTAAACGCCTTGAGGAGGCGGGCCTCTTCGCCTACAACCACAACCTCGACACGTCTGAAGAACATTACAAAGCCATCATCACCACTCGCACGTATCAGGACCGGTTGGGGACGCTGCAAAACGTCCGGAAAACGAGTGTCACGGTCTGCTGCGGAGGTATTCTCGGCCTGGGTGAAACAGTCGAAGACCGTGTTTCCATGCTCCGAACACTCGCAACTATGCATCCGCACCCGGAATCGGTTCCTGTCAACATTCTCTCCAAAGTGCCCGGCACGCCGCTTGCCGACCAGCCTGACGTGCCGTTTGACGTGACGCTGCGAATGATTGCCACGGCACGGGTTGTGATGCCGGCGTCCGTCGTGCGTCTCTCCGCGGGACGGGCGCGTCTCAGTTTGTCCGAACAGGCATTGTGCTTTTTGGCGGGCGCAAATTCGATTTTTTCCAGCGATACCGGGACGATGCTGACCAGTGCGGTGCCCTCGCCCGATTATGATGCGGACCGTGACATGCTGAAATTACTTGGCCTGAAAATGCGGCCACCGTTCAAGGAGCGGCGGCATTTCGCCGACTCTGACAGGATCAGGATCAGCGCGTCGTCGCCTTCGAGTGGTGTTGTTTGA
- a CDS encoding DUF309 domain-containing protein has protein sequence MGKKTAQVEKLIEDCRGRDLDAHYLAYFECFNQGLFYEAHDVLEQLWLPERGRPNGAFYQGLIQLAGAFVHLQKNRTKPAVSLLRLASTNLEKYPPTHKHLDLRDVRALIDDWLEKLEPCGFADNPLMAGDAPRLSLPEPE, from the coding sequence ATGGGCAAGAAAACCGCGCAGGTTGAGAAATTGATTGAAGACTGTCGGGGCCGGGACCTAGACGCGCACTATCTCGCTTATTTCGAGTGCTTCAATCAAGGTCTATTTTACGAGGCCCACGATGTCCTGGAACAGCTCTGGTTACCGGAACGTGGAAGGCCGAACGGCGCCTTTTATCAGGGTCTGATTCAATTGGCGGGCGCGTTCGTGCATTTACAAAAGAACCGCACGAAGCCGGCTGTCTCCTTGCTCAGGCTGGCGTCAACAAACCTTGAAAAGTACCCTCCCACTCACAAACATCTCGATCTGCGGGATGTCCGCGCCTTGATTGATGATTGGCTGGAGAAATTGGAGCCGTGCGGATTCGCGGACAATCCGCTAATGGCGGGCGACGCGCCGCGGTTGTCACTCCCGGAACCAGAATGA